Proteins from one Chitinophaga oryzae genomic window:
- a CDS encoding amidohydrolase: MMNKKADLVLYNGKIHTVDPSNPRATAVAISDGRFVAVGDDQVILQQYGAAGTVQIDLKGKRVIPGLNDSHIHLIRGGLNYNLELRWDGVPSLSDALAMLKKQVAVTPSPQWVRVVGGWTEHQFAEKRMPTLEELNTIAPDTPVFIMHLYDRAFLNRAALRAVGFTKDTPAPPGGIIEKDRNGEPTGLILASPNAMILYSTLAKGPRLSYEHQVNSTRHFMTELNRFGITSVIDAGGGFQNYPDDYQVISELHQKQQLTVRIAYNLFTQRPKQELEDFKNWTSTVKVHQGDDMYRHNGAGEMLVFSAADFEDFLQPRPDLPETMEAELEKVVRHLVENRWPFRLHATYNESISRFLDVFEKVNRDIPFDGLHWIFDHAETIDERNIDRVKALGGGIAIQSRMAFQGEYFTDRYGKAAAAQTPPVKRMLQAGVPVGAGTDATRVSSYNPWIALYWLSAGKTAGGLQLYDDGTRLSRETALELYTRGSAWFSDEQHLKGCIKTGQLADLAVLDADYFTIQEEDIKHISSLLTIVGGKIVYGSDEFSSHAPPAIPVLPDWSPVNRFGGYYSSKGSLVKNNPAAITSQVHCCAGSCDVHGHDHNIARLNPVPVNNYSAFWGVFGCSCFAF, translated from the coding sequence ATGATGAATAAAAAAGCAGATCTCGTGCTGTACAACGGGAAGATACATACGGTGGACCCATCTAATCCCCGCGCCACTGCCGTTGCCATCAGCGACGGCCGGTTCGTGGCCGTAGGTGATGATCAGGTCATCCTTCAGCAATATGGCGCAGCAGGAACAGTACAAATAGACCTTAAAGGGAAACGGGTGATCCCCGGGCTCAACGACTCCCACATCCACCTCATTCGCGGAGGACTGAATTACAATCTCGAACTGAGATGGGACGGCGTCCCTTCCCTCTCCGACGCTTTGGCTATGCTGAAAAAACAAGTGGCCGTCACGCCATCCCCCCAATGGGTAAGAGTGGTAGGTGGATGGACCGAACATCAGTTTGCAGAAAAGAGGATGCCGACACTGGAAGAGCTCAACACCATTGCCCCGGACACGCCGGTCTTCATCATGCACCTGTATGACCGTGCATTCCTGAACCGTGCGGCCCTGCGGGCTGTGGGTTTCACCAAAGATACACCGGCCCCTCCCGGCGGCATCATCGAAAAGGACCGCAATGGAGAACCTACAGGGCTGATCCTTGCCAGTCCCAATGCAATGATACTATATTCCACACTGGCAAAAGGGCCCAGGCTTTCCTACGAACATCAGGTCAACTCCACCCGTCACTTTATGACGGAACTGAACAGATTTGGTATTACCAGTGTGATTGACGCCGGTGGCGGATTTCAGAACTACCCGGACGACTATCAGGTGATCAGCGAACTTCACCAAAAACAACAGCTTACCGTACGCATTGCTTACAATCTCTTTACACAAAGGCCCAAACAGGAACTGGAAGATTTTAAAAACTGGACCAGCACGGTGAAAGTCCATCAGGGCGACGATATGTACCGGCACAATGGCGCAGGTGAAATGCTTGTATTTTCAGCTGCCGACTTTGAAGATTTTCTGCAGCCGCGGCCCGATCTGCCGGAAACCATGGAAGCCGAACTGGAGAAAGTGGTGCGCCACCTCGTGGAAAACCGCTGGCCATTCCGGTTACACGCCACCTACAATGAAAGTATCTCCCGCTTCCTCGATGTTTTCGAAAAAGTGAACAGGGACATTCCGTTCGACGGACTACACTGGATATTTGACCATGCTGAAACGATCGATGAACGGAACATAGACCGGGTGAAGGCCCTTGGCGGTGGTATCGCCATTCAGAGCCGGATGGCGTTTCAGGGGGAATACTTTACTGATCGCTACGGCAAGGCAGCGGCAGCGCAAACGCCACCGGTGAAAAGGATGCTGCAGGCAGGCGTGCCCGTAGGCGCCGGCACAGACGCCACGCGCGTCAGCAGCTATAATCCGTGGATAGCCCTCTACTGGTTGTCCGCCGGCAAAACAGCCGGTGGCCTGCAGCTTTATGACGACGGCACCCGGCTAAGCAGAGAAACCGCACTCGAATTATACACCCGGGGCAGTGCGTGGTTCTCAGATGAGCAGCACCTTAAAGGGTGTATCAAAACAGGCCAGCTGGCAGACCTCGCGGTGCTGGACGCCGACTATTTCACCATACAGGAAGAAGACATCAAACACATATCATCCCTCCTGACGATCGTAGGCGGGAAAATCGTGTATGGCAGCGACGAGTTCTCTTCACACGCTCCCCCTGCTATCCCTGTGCTGCCCGACTGGTCGCCGGTTAACCGGTTTGGAGGTTATTATTCTTCGAAAGGCAGCCTGGTAAAAAACAATCCGGCAGCCATTACCAGTCAGGTACACTGTTGCGCCGGAAGCTGCGACGTACATGGGCACGATCACAATATAGCCAGGCTGAATCCGGTGCCGGTCAATAACTACAGCGCATTCTGGGGTGTTTTCGGATGCTCCTGTTTTGCTTTTTAA
- a CDS encoding DoxX family protein produces the protein MNEIIRHLLYSDAGSALNNYALLAFRVLLAFELFRVHGMKKFRLQNGQKEHVPNPLHLPDKLNGLVATFADTVVPFLMALGLFTRLAILPTISVTAIGYFFVHRKDSPKVRDVPYMYTLSLLLLLILGPGNYSIDVQFLYHLF, from the coding sequence ATGAATGAGATCATCCGCCATCTCCTCTACTCGGACGCCGGGAGCGCCCTCAATAACTATGCATTGCTGGCTTTCCGGGTATTGCTCGCTTTTGAACTGTTCCGTGTGCATGGCATGAAAAAATTCCGTTTGCAAAACGGACAAAAGGAACATGTTCCTAATCCGCTGCATCTGCCCGATAAGCTGAATGGGCTTGTTGCCACATTCGCAGACACTGTGGTGCCCTTCCTGATGGCACTGGGACTGTTTACCCGCCTGGCGATCCTGCCTACCATCAGCGTAACCGCCATCGGCTATTTTTTCGTGCACCGGAAAGACAGTCCCAAAGTACGGGACGTACCCTACATGTACACGCTGTCCCTTTTGTTGCTGCTGATACTGGGACCTGGCAACTATTCCATAGACGTACAATTTTTATATCACCTTTTCTAA
- a CDS encoding Dps family protein, translating to MQANIGIEQKNLAAVSHSLGKMMADEFLLYTKTRKAHWCVTGPDFHSKHIFFESQYQQLEEIIDDLAERIRTLGHFPPATLKEFLALTHLTEMTREKNDGIGFIKDLLHDHESILIHLRENINHYGTALHDAGTSDYITGLMETHEKMAWMLRAHLE from the coding sequence ATGCAAGCCAATATCGGCATCGAACAAAAAAATCTGGCCGCGGTATCCCATTCGCTGGGCAAAATGATGGCAGATGAATTTTTACTGTACACCAAAACCAGGAAGGCGCACTGGTGCGTGACAGGGCCCGATTTTCACAGCAAACATATTTTCTTTGAAAGTCAGTACCAGCAACTGGAAGAAATCATCGACGATCTGGCAGAACGTATCCGTACGCTGGGCCATTTTCCACCGGCCACGCTCAAAGAATTTCTGGCCCTCACCCATCTCACCGAAATGACGAGGGAGAAAAACGACGGCATCGGGTTCATCAAAGACCTGTTGCACGATCACGAAAGTATCCTGATTCATCTCCGGGAGAACATCAACCATTATGGCACCGCCCTCCATGATGCCGGCACCAGTGATTACATCACAGGGCTGATGGAAACACATGAGAAAATGGCCTGGATGCTCCGGGCGCACCTGGAATAA
- a CDS encoding YoaK family protein — MTEQKHSINWVTFLLAWVAGYCDTATFVSGDSIFSAHVTGNFIVFAAQVSAGSTSATAWIKLITFPVFIVAVMAGGWLAEKTVKKYRILLAEGLILTACGITAFFLPILTSLEEKPVSYLIVMVTVLGMGLQNAFGKLFARETHGPTTMMTGNVTQAALDLGSIIRNGWQGNEVPVSGLKKQAVTIGGFLAGCIIGALVARWAGLSAIIIPGVAIVICYLQGEMSAQKEE; from the coding sequence ATGACAGAACAAAAACATAGTATTAACTGGGTCACTTTCCTGCTGGCATGGGTGGCAGGTTATTGTGATACCGCCACTTTCGTGTCCGGCGATTCCATTTTTTCCGCGCATGTTACGGGCAACTTCATTGTATTCGCGGCACAGGTGTCCGCCGGAAGTACCAGTGCCACGGCATGGATCAAGCTGATTACGTTTCCCGTATTTATAGTGGCGGTGATGGCCGGCGGCTGGCTGGCAGAAAAAACAGTAAAAAAATACCGCATTTTACTGGCAGAAGGCCTAATTTTGACGGCTTGCGGAATCACAGCTTTTTTCCTGCCGATATTAACATCTCTGGAAGAAAAACCGGTAAGCTATCTTATCGTCATGGTCACTGTATTGGGCATGGGCCTACAGAACGCCTTCGGGAAGCTGTTTGCCAGGGAAACACATGGCCCTACCACTATGATGACGGGCAATGTCACACAAGCCGCGCTGGACCTGGGCAGCATTATCCGGAATGGCTGGCAGGGCAATGAGGTACCGGTGTCCGGGCTAAAAAAGCAGGCTGTCACCATCGGCGGGTTCCTGGCCGGCTGTATCATCGGCGCGCTCGTTGCGCGGTGGGCGGGGCTGAGCGCTATCATTATACCCGGCGTAGCCATCGTGATCTGTTACCTGCAGGGAGAAATGTCCGCGCAAAAAGAAGAATAA
- a CDS encoding tetratricopeptide repeat-containing sensor histidine kinase — protein MINSRRQLLLLIHLLIPAAILAQADTDTGKAGELLRTDKADTATIHRMLRVGEAFLDKPESREEDMNMGFRMADAMESRSRKINYLRGLGLSKLLRAKAFRESGQAEKGRTSSEQALQLLSQAGTEKEKAQAIIELGGTYSNDAKDLPRKIALYQQGADIFLKNGEELPAAQLKEFIGDLLQVNGSYSDAEQVLQEALSIYKKKGYERLQGLYSILGEAYHGSNNFVQSLRYNLLAVETAEKMNEQGPLMTTIYNRVGLNYYSVHYYDQAFDYFDKALAHARYLRDTGTARTLLLNMSDALRHRGEYSRSLDTLFAAGKLGPIVLSNEIVQAKISYLKNYMALNAWQKAAPHYEYLKKIPEDDHQDKGIVQAVRLAIAGYLQSAGLFSKAEKYIRDYQRDMKEVPGGLVRQSEGEYLAFRADSAIGNLPSAIIHYQRFKQLSDSVTGTNQSKQLDVLRLQFETERKDKDIELLTQKSKLQEISLQKGRVFRNVIMGGIAMLLLILALLYNRYRLKKRNAFRLEKQREAINAQNELLKKLVDEKEWLLKEIHHRVKNNLQIIISLLNTQSRYLDNADALAAIKNSQHRMYAMSLIHQRLYHTDNLGAIDMHWYIRELTGFMQESFDTGSKITFCINSEAIQVDVVQAVPLGLILNEAVSNAIKYAFPGDRHGVVEITFKKNGAQYYLLSIADDGIGLRDSFIPEESCSLGMSLMKGLAEQLEGSFHLNSTANGVAIQVLFSAKTTHQTT, from the coding sequence ATGATCAATTCCCGGCGGCAGCTACTGCTGCTGATACACCTGCTGATACCGGCAGCCATATTAGCCCAGGCTGATACAGACACCGGCAAAGCCGGTGAACTGCTTAGGACTGACAAAGCCGATACCGCCACCATTCACAGGATGTTGCGCGTGGGCGAAGCATTCCTCGACAAGCCGGAGTCCCGGGAAGAAGACATGAATATGGGCTTTCGCATGGCCGACGCAATGGAAAGCCGTAGCCGGAAGATCAACTATCTCAGGGGCCTTGGCCTGAGTAAACTATTGCGGGCCAAGGCCTTCCGGGAGTCCGGACAGGCAGAAAAAGGCAGAACAAGCAGCGAACAGGCCCTCCAGCTGCTGTCGCAGGCGGGCACGGAAAAAGAAAAGGCACAGGCTATTATTGAATTAGGAGGCACTTACTCCAACGATGCCAAAGATCTCCCCCGGAAAATCGCATTATATCAACAAGGGGCGGACATCTTCCTGAAAAACGGGGAGGAATTGCCCGCAGCACAACTAAAAGAGTTCATCGGCGACCTGTTACAGGTGAACGGGAGCTACAGCGATGCAGAACAGGTATTGCAGGAAGCCCTTTCCATCTACAAAAAGAAGGGATATGAACGGCTACAGGGCCTGTATTCCATTCTGGGAGAAGCGTATCACGGTTCAAACAACTTTGTGCAATCGCTTCGCTACAACCTGCTGGCGGTGGAAACCGCAGAAAAAATGAATGAACAGGGGCCGCTGATGACAACGATCTACAACCGCGTTGGACTCAACTATTACAGCGTGCATTATTATGACCAGGCATTCGACTATTTTGATAAAGCGCTGGCACATGCAAGATATCTTCGGGACACGGGCACTGCCAGGACCCTGTTATTAAACATGTCTGACGCGTTGCGCCACCGCGGAGAATACAGCAGAAGCCTGGATACGCTGTTCGCCGCCGGGAAACTCGGCCCTATCGTCCTGAGCAACGAAATAGTACAGGCAAAAATCAGCTACCTGAAAAACTATATGGCATTAAATGCCTGGCAGAAAGCGGCCCCTCACTATGAATATCTGAAAAAGATACCGGAAGATGACCACCAAGACAAAGGAATTGTTCAGGCCGTGCGCCTGGCAATTGCCGGTTATCTGCAATCAGCGGGCCTGTTTAGCAAAGCCGAGAAATACATCAGGGATTACCAGCGCGACATGAAGGAGGTCCCCGGCGGACTTGTACGGCAATCAGAAGGAGAATATCTCGCCTTCCGGGCCGACTCTGCGATAGGCAATCTGCCTTCCGCCATCATCCATTACCAACGCTTTAAACAGCTATCAGATTCCGTTACCGGCACAAACCAAAGCAAACAACTCGATGTACTCCGGTTACAGTTTGAAACAGAAAGAAAAGACAAAGACATAGAGCTGCTGACCCAGAAAAGCAAACTGCAGGAAATTTCCCTGCAGAAAGGAAGAGTGTTCCGAAACGTGATCATGGGTGGCATTGCCATGCTGCTGCTCATCCTGGCTTTGTTATACAACAGATACCGGCTGAAGAAGCGGAACGCCTTCCGGCTGGAAAAACAACGGGAAGCCATCAATGCACAGAATGAACTACTGAAAAAACTGGTGGATGAAAAGGAGTGGCTGCTCAAAGAAATTCACCACCGGGTAAAAAATAATCTCCAGATTATCATCAGCCTGCTGAACACCCAGTCCCGCTATCTCGACAACGCAGACGCCCTGGCGGCCATCAAAAACAGCCAGCACCGGATGTATGCCATGTCACTGATCCATCAGCGGCTCTATCATACTGACAACCTCGGCGCCATCGATATGCATTGGTATATCCGGGAACTGACAGGGTTTATGCAGGAAAGTTTTGATACCGGTTCAAAAATCACTTTCTGCATTAACAGCGAAGCCATTCAGGTAGATGTAGTACAGGCCGTTCCATTGGGCCTGATCCTGAACGAGGCAGTCAGCAACGCCATTAAATACGCCTTTCCCGGCGACAGGCACGGCGTAGTGGAAATAACATTCAAAAAAAACGGAGCACAATATTACCTGCTTTCTATCGCCGACGACGGTATCGGGCTGCGCGACAGCTTTATACCGGAGGAATCATGCTCGCTGGGCATGAGCCTGATGAAAGGACTGGCAGAACAACTGGAAGGATCTTTCCACCTTAACAGTACCGCCAACGGCGTAGCCATACAGGTACTTTTTTCAGCAAAAACCACCCATCAGACAACCTAA
- a CDS encoding sigma-54-dependent transcriptional regulator, producing MADKEKILIVEDEFIVGNDLKMILVKGGYDVCGIAASVEQARLLISQQKPDWVLLDIILKTPTSGIELAKELQQLRIPFLYISANTNQQTLEAAKATQPYGFLVKPFRERDLFVMLDIARYRYGAETGIIREERQPAAAATVLDPNIIGSSNSMKKAQEQAGIVAPTNTSVLLLGESGTGKERFAQAIHKNSHRKNKPFITVNCAALPVSLLESELFGHERGAFTGAVQKRAGKFEQAHGGTLFLDEIGELPLEAQVKLLRTLQEKEIEKLGGGPLIKVDVRVIAATNRNLEKEVAEGRFRLDLYYRLNVFPIALPPLREHKEDITPLTLHFLKKFSTNAGRKMTGISDAALQTLLQHDWPGNIRELEHVIERHFILAEGEQINTINIPVAQLPVLAAEEKLETMEEMERAHILKVLKACNGRVSGSMGAAAILRISAQTLYSKMKKLGIKTTYK from the coding sequence ATGGCCGACAAAGAAAAAATACTGATCGTCGAAGATGAATTCATTGTAGGCAACGACCTGAAAATGATACTGGTCAAAGGCGGCTACGATGTATGCGGGATCGCGGCGTCTGTAGAACAAGCCCGGTTATTGATCTCACAGCAGAAGCCCGACTGGGTACTGCTGGATATCATTCTCAAAACGCCGACCAGCGGCATTGAGCTGGCGAAAGAACTTCAGCAGCTCCGTATCCCTTTTCTGTATATTTCCGCCAATACCAACCAGCAAACGCTGGAAGCCGCCAAAGCAACCCAACCCTATGGTTTCCTGGTAAAACCTTTCCGGGAAAGAGACCTTTTTGTGATGCTCGACATCGCCCGTTACCGCTACGGCGCAGAAACAGGGATAATAAGAGAGGAACGGCAGCCAGCGGCCGCGGCAACGGTCCTCGATCCGAACATTATCGGCAGCAGCAACAGCATGAAAAAAGCACAGGAACAGGCCGGAATCGTTGCCCCAACCAATACTTCCGTTTTGCTTCTGGGAGAAAGCGGCACCGGCAAAGAACGTTTTGCGCAGGCTATCCACAAAAACTCCCACAGAAAAAACAAACCTTTTATTACCGTCAACTGCGCAGCGTTGCCGGTTTCCCTGCTGGAATCAGAGCTGTTCGGCCATGAACGCGGAGCCTTTACAGGCGCCGTCCAAAAGCGCGCCGGTAAATTTGAACAGGCGCACGGCGGCACCCTTTTTCTGGACGAAATCGGTGAACTGCCATTGGAAGCGCAGGTGAAACTGCTTCGCACCCTGCAGGAAAAAGAAATAGAAAAACTGGGCGGAGGCCCGCTGATCAAGGTAGATGTTCGCGTCATCGCTGCTACGAACAGAAACCTGGAGAAAGAAGTTGCTGAAGGAAGATTCCGGCTCGACTTATACTACCGGCTCAACGTATTTCCCATTGCGTTACCCCCACTGCGCGAGCACAAAGAAGATATTACGCCGCTGACCCTTCATTTTCTAAAAAAGTTCTCCACCAATGCCGGCAGAAAAATGACCGGCATCAGCGACGCAGCGCTGCAAACGCTACTGCAACATGACTGGCCCGGCAATATCCGTGAGCTGGAACATGTGATAGAACGACATTTTATCCTGGCGGAGGGAGAACAGATCAACACCATAAACATCCCCGTCGCCCAGCTGCCGGTCCTTGCTGCCGAAGAAAAACTGGAAACGATGGAAGAGATGGAAAGAGCCCATATCCTGAAAGTGCTGAAAGCCTGCAACGGCCGCGTATCCGGCAGCATGGGCGCCGCCGCCATTCTCCGCATATCAGCGCAGACGCTGTACTCGAAAATGAAAAAACTGGGTATAAAAACCACTTACAAATAA
- a CDS encoding TMEM175 family protein: MEKETARIEGFSDGVFAIAITLLVLDLRIPATENNDRQTLVNSLLKQWPSFLAFSLSFFSIFIMWVNHHKMFKQIYRRNSMLMFANGLILFLATCISYPTALLARYYGTPSATVAVAVYTGLFVLINLAFNLLWSTASRDRKLLRPAISDAAVRKIARNYQYGLPVHLSAFLLSFCWAGGALILCIVLWTYWAFTSGRLDLPDEKPVSVP; the protein is encoded by the coding sequence ATGGAAAAAGAAACGGCAAGGATAGAAGGCTTCAGCGATGGCGTATTTGCGATCGCTATCACCCTGCTGGTACTGGACCTGCGTATCCCCGCCACAGAAAACAACGACAGGCAAACACTGGTGAACAGCCTGTTGAAACAATGGCCGTCATTCCTGGCTTTTAGCCTGTCTTTTTTCAGCATCTTCATTATGTGGGTCAACCACCACAAGATGTTTAAGCAGATCTACCGGCGCAACAGCATGCTGATGTTTGCCAACGGGCTCATATTATTTCTGGCTACCTGTATCTCCTATCCTACCGCGCTGCTGGCGAGGTATTATGGCACTCCTTCCGCAACGGTGGCTGTGGCGGTGTACACCGGGCTGTTTGTGCTGATTAATCTCGCGTTTAACTTACTATGGTCCACCGCCAGCCGTGACAGGAAACTGCTACGGCCAGCCATCAGCGATGCGGCCGTCAGAAAAATCGCGAGAAACTATCAATACGGCTTACCGGTGCATTTGTCAGCGTTCCTGCTTTCCTTTTGCTGGGCCGGCGGCGCCCTGATATTATGCATCGTCCTCTGGACCTATTGGGCTTTTACTTCCGGCAGGCTGGACCTGCCCGATGAAAAGCCCGTCAGCGTGCCTTAA
- a CDS encoding sigma-54-dependent Fis family transcriptional regulator, translating into MNTDISRKKDEFETLLCFSKAIAAARHRSDLWEIVNEQLLENIGASYYTLCLINEDGVTHSPFLYSAEKKIRTITGENPVMHLQHPVHDGIFDKAIDREEPVVFDLRSLIRQKDVPAYVIHWYNSGVKEMMLIRVCNGKEPKGVLYLYALKAGVFTKRRFGFFTGIADQLGTGVSNILANEKIELQLEEIRQYKTQLEQENRYLKEERKKDRLPADKAIGRSAAIRNVYELVEKVAASDATVLILGETGTGKELIAHQIHDSSPRRDKLMIKVNCAAIPANLLESELFGHEKGSFTGALDKRIGKFELADNSTLFLDEIGELPPEMQAKLLRALQEKEIERIGGKGLIKVNVRIVAATNKNLEEEIVAGRFRSDLYYRLCVFPITLPPLRERREDIPALVSFFIEKYAVGSGRKITGIAPKALQKLKAYSWPGNIRELEHLIERTVLLTSTSIITEVSLPSKNKMLFSRPDAETQVRSLADVEREHILKMIRLSNGRISGAAGAAVKLQLPSTTLISKMQKLGIRKEHFIDSGKETG; encoded by the coding sequence ATGAACACAGATATTTCCCGCAAAAAAGATGAATTTGAAACCCTGCTATGTTTTTCCAAAGCAATAGCGGCGGCCAGGCATCGTTCTGATCTCTGGGAGATAGTCAATGAACAGCTGCTGGAAAATATCGGCGCCAGCTATTATACGCTTTGCCTGATCAACGAAGATGGGGTCACTCATTCCCCCTTCCTGTACAGCGCAGAAAAAAAGATAAGGACTATTACCGGGGAAAACCCGGTGATGCACCTGCAACATCCTGTTCACGACGGCATATTTGATAAGGCTATCGACCGGGAGGAGCCGGTGGTGTTTGACCTGAGAAGCCTCATCCGCCAAAAGGATGTTCCTGCCTATGTCATTCACTGGTATAATTCCGGTGTGAAAGAGATGATGCTGATCAGGGTATGCAACGGAAAGGAGCCTAAAGGCGTGTTGTATCTTTATGCGTTGAAAGCTGGCGTATTTACAAAGCGCCGGTTTGGTTTTTTCACCGGCATAGCGGATCAGTTGGGAACAGGGGTATCCAATATCCTCGCCAACGAAAAAATTGAGTTGCAGCTGGAGGAAATACGGCAGTATAAAACACAACTGGAGCAGGAAAACCGTTACCTGAAGGAGGAACGGAAAAAAGACCGGCTGCCGGCAGACAAGGCAATAGGCCGCTCTGCAGCCATACGTAACGTCTACGAACTGGTAGAAAAAGTAGCGGCTTCCGACGCCACGGTATTAATCCTCGGAGAAACCGGGACCGGAAAGGAACTGATCGCACACCAGATACATGATAGTTCTCCGCGGCGCGATAAACTCATGATCAAAGTTAATTGTGCGGCTATTCCGGCTAACCTGCTGGAAAGCGAGTTGTTTGGTCATGAGAAAGGCAGTTTCACAGGCGCATTGGATAAAAGGATTGGTAAGTTTGAACTGGCCGACAACAGTACGCTTTTCCTGGACGAAATCGGAGAACTGCCGCCGGAAATGCAGGCGAAGTTGTTACGGGCGTTGCAGGAAAAAGAAATTGAAAGGATTGGCGGGAAGGGGTTGATCAAAGTCAACGTGCGTATTGTTGCCGCTACCAACAAGAACCTGGAAGAAGAGATCGTCGCCGGCCGCTTTCGCAGCGACCTTTATTACCGTCTGTGTGTGTTTCCCATTACTTTGCCGCCACTGCGGGAACGCAGGGAAGATATTCCCGCGCTGGTATCTTTTTTTATTGAAAAGTATGCCGTTGGGAGCGGAAGGAAGATCACCGGCATTGCACCCAAAGCGTTGCAGAAATTAAAGGCTTATTCATGGCCGGGTAATATCCGGGAGCTGGAGCACCTGATAGAAAGGACCGTATTGCTCACTTCCACCAGCATTATCACGGAGGTTAGTTTACCGTCTAAAAACAAAATGCTTTTCTCCCGGCCCGATGCGGAAACGCAGGTGCGGTCACTGGCGGACGTTGAACGGGAACATATTCTCAAAATGATCAGGTTGTCGAATGGCAGGATATCCGGCGCTGCCGGTGCCGCCGTTAAACTGCAGCTGCCTTCTACCACGCTTATCTCCAAAATGCAAAAACTGGGTATCCGGAAAGAACATTTTATTGATAGCGGGAAAGAGACCGGTTAA
- a CDS encoding Crp/Fnr family transcriptional regulator: protein MFEQIDQFVDRIISLTPEERQLFHSLLKFKRVRKRTYLLQEGEICDFEAYIVKGCIRTYYLSEDGTETILSFAIEDWWVSDLGSFTEQTPSNMFIESLEDCELLIIDHKSKAALYEKIPKFETLFRLLIQRSLFALQKRFHSLISQTAEQRYLAFIEKYPKVVQRVPQNQIARYLGVSPEFLSKVRSTLQKKK, encoded by the coding sequence ATGTTCGAACAGATTGACCAATTCGTGGACCGTATCATCTCCCTGACGCCGGAAGAGCGGCAGTTATTTCATTCACTGCTTAAATTCAAACGGGTCAGGAAACGTACCTACCTGTTGCAGGAGGGCGAAATCTGCGATTTTGAAGCGTATATCGTTAAAGGTTGTATCCGTACCTACTACCTGAGCGAAGACGGTACGGAAACGATACTTTCCTTTGCCATAGAGGATTGGTGGGTGAGTGATCTTGGCAGTTTTACCGAGCAAACGCCCTCCAATATGTTCATCGAATCACTGGAAGACTGTGAGCTGCTGATCATCGATCATAAGAGCAAAGCAGCGCTCTACGAAAAAATACCCAAGTTCGAGACTTTATTCCGCCTGCTGATCCAGCGTTCGTTATTTGCGCTCCAGAAGCGTTTTCACAGCCTTATTTCCCAAACGGCGGAACAGCGGTACCTGGCCTTTATAGAGAAATACCCCAAAGTAGTGCAGCGTGTTCCACAGAACCAGATCGCACGCTACCTTGGAGTATCACCCGAATTTTTAAGCAAAGTGAGAAGCACGCTGCAGAAAAAGAAATAG
- a CDS encoding alpha/beta hydrolase — MHKENIITAGKPVAAATKALIMVHGRGASAEDILSLAKWFPVGDYALLAPQATNHTWYPQSFLAPPAQNEPWLSSALDLLKKMTGQLQQQGITREHIYFLGFSQGACLTLEFIARNAARYGGAVAFTGGLIGDRLYPENYQGTFEGTPVFIGSSNPDFHVPVERVQASAALLQSMGADVTEKIYDNMGHTIIEDEIRLATERVFG, encoded by the coding sequence ATGCATAAGGAAAATATTATCACAGCGGGAAAACCAGTGGCAGCAGCTACGAAGGCGTTGATCATGGTGCATGGCAGGGGCGCTTCAGCAGAAGATATCCTGTCGCTGGCCAAATGGTTCCCGGTTGGAGATTACGCGCTGCTGGCGCCGCAGGCTACCAACCATACCTGGTACCCGCAGTCGTTTCTGGCGCCGCCGGCGCAGAATGAACCGTGGCTTTCTTCCGCGCTGGACCTCCTGAAGAAGATGACCGGCCAGCTGCAACAGCAGGGCATCACCCGGGAGCATATCTACTTCCTGGGATTTTCGCAGGGGGCTTGCCTCACCCTTGAATTCATAGCGAGAAATGCTGCAAGGTATGGCGGCGCGGTCGCTTTCACCGGCGGCCTTATCGGCGACCGGCTTTATCCGGAAAATTACCAGGGAACGTTTGAGGGCACGCCTGTTTTCATTGGCAGCTCCAACCCCGATTTCCACGTGCCGGTGGAGAGGGTGCAAGCATCTGCCGCGCTGTTGCAGTCCATGGGCGCCGATGTGACAGAGAAGATCTATGACAATATGGGACACACGATTATAGAAGATGAAATAAGGCTGGCCACCGAAAGGGTATTCGGCTGA